The Halalkalibacter krulwichiae genome has a segment encoding these proteins:
- the gnd gene encoding phosphogluconate dehydrogenase (NAD(+)-dependent, decarboxylating), translating into MKVGLIGLGKMGLNLGQNLIDNNHEVVAFDVNGSAVEEMKKYGAQGTSDLKELVESLDKPRVVWIMVPHAVVDSVIDEMTPLLGTGDIVIEAGNSHYKESIRRYNQLKEVGIHFMDVGTSGGMEGARNGACYMIGGDPEAWSIVEPIFKDTAVENGFIYAGKAGSGHFLKMVHNGIEYGMMAAIGEGFEVLEKSSFDFDYEKVARVWNNGSVIRSWLMELTEHAFSKDAKLDEIKGIMHSSGEGKWTVETALDLQAATPVIAMSLLMRYRSLDSDTFTGKVVAALRNEFGGHVVEKS; encoded by the coding sequence ATGAAAGTTGGATTAATTGGTTTAGGAAAAATGGGATTAAACTTAGGTCAAAATTTAATTGATAACAATCACGAAGTAGTAGCTTTCGATGTAAATGGAAGTGCAGTTGAAGAAATGAAGAAATACGGTGCTCAAGGTACATCTGATTTAAAAGAACTTGTTGAATCATTAGATAAACCAAGAGTTGTGTGGATTATGGTTCCGCATGCTGTGGTAGATTCAGTAATTGATGAAATGACACCATTATTAGGCACTGGAGATATCGTAATTGAAGCTGGAAATTCTCACTATAAGGAATCCATTCGCCGATATAACCAGCTAAAGGAAGTAGGAATTCACTTTATGGATGTCGGTACTTCTGGAGGAATGGAAGGTGCTCGTAATGGAGCATGTTATATGATTGGTGGAGACCCTGAAGCCTGGAGCATCGTGGAACCTATTTTCAAGGATACTGCTGTCGAAAACGGATTTATTTATGCTGGTAAAGCAGGGAGCGGTCATTTCTTAAAAATGGTTCACAATGGAATTGAATACGGTATGATGGCAGCGATTGGTGAAGGATTTGAGGTATTAGAAAAAAGCAGCTTCGATTTTGACTACGAAAAAGTGGCTAGAGTGTGGAATAACGGCTCAGTTATTCGTTCATGGCTCATGGAGTTGACTGAACATGCATTTTCAAAAGATGCAAAGCTAGATGAAATTAAAGGGATTATGCACTCTTCTGGTGAAGGGAAGTGGACAGTTGAAACAGCTCTAGATTTACAAGCAGCCACTCCTGTTATCGCAATGTCTCTTTTGATGCGTTACCGTTCATTAGACAGCGATACTTTTACAGGTAAAGTGGTGGCTGCATTAAGAAACGAATTTGGTGGACATGTTGTTGAAAAAAGCTAA
- a CDS encoding sugar phosphate isomerase/epimerase family protein, translated as MKLGYQTNTWGGVVGHPAGVTSIKDGYYLTNGSTEKALEDISSVGYQGFEIFDGNLMQYENKKEEFQTLMDSLKLKLIGVYSGGNFIFDEILEEELAKIEKAASLAAEFGAEHLVVGGGALRSTGILESDYEKLGQALERVSEIAKANGLVASYHPHLGSLGESPEQVEKIAQFTSIDFCPDTAHIEAGGGDPIEFIEKYKDRIPYVHLKDLKGGDFLPLGEGEQNLQGVIEALQAMNYDGWVTVELDSYNNPKQGAEISLDFLNKFYK; from the coding sequence ATGAAACTAGGATATCAAACAAATACATGGGGTGGCGTTGTTGGGCACCCGGCAGGAGTTACTTCAATTAAAGATGGTTATTATTTAACAAATGGTTCAACGGAAAAAGCATTAGAGGATATTTCGAGTGTAGGATATCAGGGTTTTGAAATTTTCGATGGAAATCTGATGCAATATGAAAACAAGAAAGAAGAGTTTCAAACATTGATGGACTCTTTAAAGCTAAAGTTGATTGGTGTTTATTCTGGAGGAAACTTTATTTTCGATGAAATCCTCGAGGAAGAGCTAGCAAAAATTGAAAAGGCGGCAAGTCTTGCTGCTGAATTCGGTGCAGAACATTTAGTCGTTGGCGGGGGAGCGCTAAGAAGTACAGGGATTTTAGAAAGCGACTATGAAAAATTAGGACAAGCTCTAGAACGCGTAAGTGAGATTGCGAAAGCAAATGGGTTAGTTGCGAGCTATCATCCGCATTTAGGTTCATTGGGAGAGTCTCCAGAGCAAGTCGAGAAGATTGCACAATTTACATCGATTGACTTTTGCCCGGATACAGCCCACATTGAAGCGGGCGGCGGAGATCCGATTGAATTTATTGAAAAATATAAGGATCGTATCCCTTACGTTCACTTGAAAGATTTAAAAGGTGGAGACTTCCTGCCATTAGGTGAGGGAGAGCAAAACTTACAAGGAGTAATTGAAGCGCTTCAAGCAATGAATTACGACGGATGGGTAACGGTGGAATTAGATAGTTACAACAATCCGAAGCAAGGAGCAGAGATCAGCTTAGATTTCCTAAACAAATTTTATAAATAA
- a CDS encoding substrate-binding domain-containing protein, which translates to MSDSISNTPLNVTERGLVCRFTKKKSTFICTYCDGPLLYNWGFNQEDVNGKKLEDIFPSELSDIINKYCYQAWKGQFIQYETKLKGNDYIAFLAPLFNNGKIVEVIGTFIQSNKTSSENEQVYTNSLYEDVLQTMSEAVIIIEKDGKVTTLNENFQKMIGLKGDYTYRWTEVEYVAEDGSHLPYSELPGVKTLEKGISFHNSIVGVKDNENNPIKWFSVNSKPLTIRYHSDRASLVSISDITERKEMENTYIQAKEEAEKANRAKSDFLSKMSHELRTPLNGILGFAQLLELDDDSLNDKQRDYVQEILKGGGHLLNLINEVLYLSRIETGKLKVSIEEVPLLNIIDESVNIVESLSKKKNIRIQKQLDPQHDMVVLADPVRLRQILLNLLENAIKYNLQNGNIIINSYLEGDNQFVHIVDTGVGFSVEEYHKIFVPFYRVEGTEEEGTGIGLAIVKQLVQQMGGEISVRSKKGQGSDFCFSLPIPKNLKPVIRWEDEVELVKKVEGRSEHYRLLYIEDNESNLNLVKNIIKSHPSFTLLTANNGKEGIEKAALEKVDLILLDLNLPDMSGYAVFDILKAKEQTKGIAVIAVSANAMPKDVQYTLDKGFDNYLSKPIHVKDFLNTVNETLNNTITQNIPHHTILSTGPYGEEAVSAKTLQLSLTELKKIKEKKYRAAIAMHYADNDWSKSQIAGVTSTFEKMGVEVIAVTDAQFKWEKQVEDIETILIQKPDIIVSIPVDPIFTASVYKKAANAGVKLVFMDNVPKGLEHVKDYVSIVAADNFGNGIEAAYIMGQELGGKGKVGIINYNADLFATNQRTEGFVETIKQIFPSIEIVARAGINEPSDGEKVAVDMIRKNPNMNGMFVVWDVPAVGAMKATEAVGKSNLVITTIDLGFNAALEIAKDGKIKGVGAQLPYQQGVAEAILAGYALLRKQAPPYVAVPALRVTKENLLDAWRLVYNEDAPELIQRTLK; encoded by the coding sequence ATGTCAGACTCTATATCTAATACTCCACTAAACGTTACGGAAAGGGGACTTGTCTGTAGATTTACCAAAAAAAAGAGCACCTTTATTTGTACGTATTGTGATGGTCCTTTGCTCTACAACTGGGGATTTAACCAAGAAGATGTGAATGGAAAAAAGCTAGAAGATATATTCCCTAGTGAATTGTCCGATATCATAAACAAGTATTGTTACCAGGCTTGGAAAGGTCAATTTATTCAATATGAAACAAAGTTAAAAGGCAATGATTACATAGCTTTTTTAGCACCTTTATTTAATAATGGTAAGATTGTCGAAGTTATAGGCACTTTCATCCAAAGTAACAAAACGTCGTCAGAAAATGAGCAAGTCTATACAAACTCATTATATGAAGACGTTCTTCAGACGATGTCAGAAGCTGTTATCATAATTGAAAAAGATGGTAAAGTCACTACTTTAAATGAAAACTTTCAAAAAATGATCGGCTTAAAAGGTGATTATACATATAGGTGGACGGAAGTAGAATATGTTGCAGAGGATGGATCCCATTTACCTTACTCTGAACTACCTGGAGTGAAAACACTAGAGAAGGGCATTTCCTTCCATAACTCGATTGTGGGAGTAAAGGACAACGAGAATAATCCAATTAAATGGTTTTCAGTTAACTCAAAACCTCTCACAATACGTTACCATAGTGATCGCGCCTCACTTGTAAGTATTTCTGATATTACAGAAAGAAAAGAAATGGAGAACACCTACATTCAAGCAAAAGAAGAGGCTGAAAAAGCAAATAGGGCTAAATCGGACTTTCTTTCTAAAATGAGTCATGAATTACGCACACCGTTAAATGGGATTTTGGGTTTTGCGCAGTTATTAGAGCTTGATGATGATTCGTTAAATGACAAGCAACGCGATTATGTGCAAGAGATCTTAAAAGGGGGAGGTCATTTATTAAATTTAATTAATGAAGTTTTATATTTATCGAGAATTGAAACGGGCAAATTAAAAGTTTCGATAGAAGAGGTTCCTCTTTTAAACATTATTGATGAAAGTGTCAATATAGTTGAGTCTCTCTCTAAAAAGAAAAATATTCGTATTCAAAAACAACTAGATCCCCAACATGATATGGTCGTTCTAGCTGATCCTGTTCGACTGAGACAAATTCTCCTTAACCTTTTAGAAAATGCCATTAAATATAATCTTCAAAATGGAAACATCATAATCAACAGTTATTTGGAAGGAGACAATCAATTTGTTCATATTGTTGATACGGGTGTTGGTTTTTCAGTAGAAGAATATCACAAAATATTTGTTCCGTTTTACCGAGTGGAAGGTACAGAAGAAGAGGGGACAGGGATTGGTTTGGCTATAGTTAAGCAGCTTGTGCAACAAATGGGCGGCGAAATAAGTGTAAGAAGTAAAAAGGGGCAAGGCAGTGACTTTTGTTTTAGTCTGCCTATTCCCAAAAATTTAAAGCCTGTTATACGTTGGGAAGACGAAGTAGAATTGGTTAAGAAAGTAGAGGGAAGGTCAGAACACTATCGCTTGTTATATATTGAAGATAATGAATCTAATCTGAACTTAGTGAAAAACATTATTAAATCTCATCCTTCCTTTACACTGTTAACTGCTAACAACGGGAAAGAAGGGATAGAAAAGGCTGCTTTAGAGAAAGTAGATCTAATATTGCTTGATCTTAATCTTCCGGATATGAGTGGTTATGCAGTGTTTGATATATTAAAAGCAAAGGAACAAACAAAAGGGATCGCTGTTATTGCTGTAAGTGCAAATGCGATGCCTAAAGATGTTCAATATACTTTGGACAAGGGGTTTGATAACTATTTGTCAAAACCAATTCATGTGAAGGATTTTTTGAATACAGTAAATGAGACATTAAACAATACGATTACACAAAATATTCCACATCATACGATATTAAGCACAGGTCCGTATGGAGAAGAGGCAGTTTCTGCAAAGACACTTCAATTATCTTTAACAGAGCTAAAAAAAATTAAGGAAAAGAAGTATAGGGCGGCTATAGCAATGCACTATGCCGACAATGATTGGTCAAAGTCTCAAATTGCAGGTGTAACTTCAACTTTTGAGAAAATGGGAGTTGAGGTAATTGCTGTAACGGATGCACAATTTAAATGGGAAAAGCAAGTAGAAGACATTGAGACCATTTTGATTCAAAAGCCAGATATCATTGTAAGCATTCCAGTAGACCCAATCTTTACCGCAAGTGTTTATAAAAAGGCTGCTAACGCAGGCGTAAAGCTAGTATTTATGGACAATGTTCCAAAGGGGCTAGAGCACGTTAAAGATTATGTCAGCATCGTAGCAGCTGATAACTTTGGCAACGGTATTGAGGCAGCTTATATTATGGGTCAAGAATTAGGAGGAAAAGGGAAGGTTGGCATTATCAATTACAATGCTGATTTGTTTGCAACAAATCAAAGAACAGAAGGTTTTGTAGAGACGATTAAGCAGATATTTCCCAGTATTGAAATAGTCGCACGTGCAGGTATCAATGAACCAAGCGATGGAGAAAAAGTGGCTGTTGATATGATTAGAAAAAATCCTAACATGAATGGAATGTTCGTTGTATGGGATGTACCTGCAGTAGGAGCTATGAAGGCAACTGAAGCTGTTGGAAAAAGTAATTTGGTCATCACGACGATTGACTTAGGCTTTAATGCAGCACTAGAAATAGCTAAGGATGGAAAGATAAAAGGAGTGGGTGCCCAGCTTCCATATCAACAAGGTGTTGCAGAAGCAATATTGGCAGGGTATGCACTTCTTAGAAAACAAGCACCACCTTATGTGGCTGTTCCAGCTCTAAGAGTAACAAAAGAAAATCTTTTAGACGCTTGGAGGCTTGTTTACAATGAGGATGCTCCCGAACTTATTCAACGTACATTAAAATAA
- a CDS encoding sugar phosphate isomerase/epimerase family protein, giving the protein MILSEQTGLANVKVMFDTFHALYRNEVPSDYVYRMADKLHHVHISDNDRLPPGEGRCDFDAVLKALKDINYDGYLSM; this is encoded by the coding sequence ATGATATTAAGTGAGCAAACCGGATTAGCAAATGTAAAGGTGATGTTTGATACGTTCCATGCATTGTATCGAAATGAAGTTCCAAGTGACTATGTGTACAGAATGGCAGATAAACTTCATCATGTTCATATTTCTGATAATGACCGGCTTCCACCTGGGGAAGGCAGATGTGATTTTGACGCGGTATTGAAGGCATTAAAAGATATTAACTATGATGGATACTTATCAATGTAA
- the zwf gene encoding glucose-6-phosphate dehydrogenase yields the protein MEAMTFVLFGATGDLAKRKIFPALYNLFLDQKLPLPISIIGVGRGDLSDTDFQNYVEDSLKTFSRRSLNDNSNFEVFIRAFRYCHVDASKAEGYKGLLELVKQREEELNIPENRMFYLSVAPEFFNVIAFNIKESGLGSTKGWKRLIIEKPFGHDLKSAQELNDKLSKAFDEEEIFRIDHYLGKPMVQNLEVLGFANPVLQALWNNQYIANVQITASETVGVEERAGYYDQTGAIRDMFQNHMLQMLMMTAMQLPKQISAEEIRNEKRKVIESLRPLKKEDVVNHVIRGQYGPGEIHSKPVVGYTGEAEVAPSSLNDTFVAVRLCVDDDFWRGVPFYIRTGKRMAEKSTRIVIEFKNTSKDLYRTQEKETAPNLLVIEINPNESVSLQLNSKNPLNNGKIEPVNVDFSAKQADVPEAYELLIYDAMRGDSTFFAHWKEVELSWKWVQPILEAFEENTIPLQLYTSGSMGPDASHQLLAEEGYKWW from the coding sequence ATGGAGGCAATGACATTTGTCTTATTTGGGGCGACAGGAGACTTAGCAAAAAGAAAAATCTTCCCCGCTCTATATAATTTATTTTTGGATCAAAAATTACCTCTGCCCATCTCCATTATTGGGGTGGGTAGAGGAGATTTATCAGATACTGATTTCCAAAACTATGTGGAAGATTCCTTAAAAACATTTTCTAGACGATCACTTAATGACAATTCAAACTTTGAAGTGTTTATCCGTGCCTTTCGGTATTGCCATGTAGATGCTAGCAAGGCTGAAGGATATAAAGGATTACTTGAACTCGTTAAACAACGTGAAGAAGAATTGAATATACCAGAAAATCGTATGTTCTATCTATCTGTTGCTCCAGAGTTTTTTAATGTGATTGCTTTCAACATTAAAGAGAGTGGTCTAGGTTCTACTAAAGGTTGGAAACGTCTAATTATCGAAAAGCCGTTTGGACATGACTTAAAATCAGCTCAAGAATTAAACGATAAACTAAGTAAAGCTTTTGATGAAGAAGAAATTTTTCGCATCGACCACTATCTTGGAAAGCCGATGGTACAAAACCTGGAAGTGTTAGGATTTGCAAATCCAGTGCTTCAAGCATTATGGAACAACCAATACATTGCAAATGTGCAAATTACTGCAAGCGAAACAGTTGGGGTTGAAGAGAGGGCTGGTTATTATGATCAAACTGGGGCTATTCGCGACATGTTTCAAAATCATATGCTGCAAATGTTGATGATGACAGCAATGCAGCTGCCAAAACAAATCAGTGCAGAAGAGATTCGCAATGAAAAGAGAAAAGTAATAGAATCACTTCGTCCATTAAAGAAAGAGGATGTGGTGAATCATGTGATTCGAGGTCAATATGGTCCTGGTGAAATCCACTCTAAACCAGTTGTTGGGTATACAGGAGAAGCTGAAGTTGCTCCTTCTTCATTAAATGACACATTTGTGGCTGTTCGTCTATGTGTGGATGATGATTTTTGGAGAGGGGTTCCTTTCTATATCCGTACAGGAAAAAGAATGGCAGAGAAATCCACCCGAATTGTGATTGAATTCAAAAATACATCAAAGGATTTGTATAGGACTCAAGAAAAAGAAACTGCGCCAAATCTTTTAGTGATTGAAATCAATCCAAACGAAAGTGTTTCATTACAATTAAATAGTAAAAACCCATTAAACAATGGAAAAATCGAACCAGTCAATGTTGATTTTTCTGCTAAGCAAGCAGATGTTCCTGAAGCATATGAGCTTTTAATTTACGATGCAATGCGTGGCGACTCAACATTCTTTGCACATTGGAAAGAAGTGGAGTTGTCTTGGAAATGGGTACAGCCAATCTTAGAGGCTTTTGAGGAAAATACAATTCCCCTTCAATTATATACATCCGGGTCAATGGGACCAGATGCTTCCCATCAATTATTGGCAGAGGAAGGATATAAATGGTGGTAG
- a CDS encoding LytR/AlgR family response regulator transcription factor, with protein sequence MKILIAEDDKASRKLLKCFIETLPQFQVVAEAANGEELIRSVMKKKPEIALVDIDMPLLNGLEAVKSCKKLLPSLEVIFTTGHDQYALDAFDVSAVDYIVKPIVRDRLYTALERVEKRLYQSGILSEKASKNNDIMIKRNNQITFLSPEEILFIEKVDRKTVIHTKDQKYETYEPLTTYENVLGPRFMATHRSYLINLDQLARVETAGRMYEAYFKNYNETARVSKQKLVELQHLKSVSN encoded by the coding sequence ATGAAAATATTGATTGCTGAGGATGATAAGGCTTCAAGAAAACTATTAAAGTGCTTTATTGAAACGCTTCCACAATTTCAAGTTGTTGCAGAAGCGGCCAATGGAGAAGAATTAATCCGCTCTGTCATGAAAAAAAAACCAGAAATCGCCTTAGTTGATATTGATATGCCATTATTGAATGGACTAGAAGCTGTTAAATCTTGCAAAAAGCTACTTCCCTCCTTAGAAGTAATTTTCACAACAGGACATGATCAGTATGCTTTAGATGCTTTTGACGTCAGTGCTGTTGATTATATTGTTAAACCGATCGTAAGGGATAGACTGTATACAGCTTTAGAAAGAGTGGAAAAAAGGTTATATCAAAGCGGTATACTAAGTGAAAAAGCTTCAAAAAATAATGATATCATGATAAAAAGAAACAATCAAATTACTTTTCTCTCACCTGAAGAAATTCTATTTATTGAAAAAGTAGACAGGAAAACGGTTATTCATACGAAGGATCAAAAATATGAAACATATGAGCCATTAACGACTTACGAAAACGTTCTAGGGCCCCGTTTTATGGCAACACATAGGTCTTATCTAATAAATCTAGATCAATTAGCAAGAGTAGAGACAGCTGGTCGAATGTATGAGGCTTATTTCAAAAACTATAACGAAACAGCAAGGGTTTCAAAGCAGAAATTAGTAGAATTACAACATTTAAAATCAGTATCCAATTAA
- a CDS encoding substrate-binding domain-containing protein — protein sequence MKKFKKFAVASLAAGMLVLAGCNTESTSSSEEELSSSNSSETKTEETALEPITINANIDADAIIQSEGPYGESAVSATTLELTVEDIEKIKEGNYTAALVMHYAGNDWSNAQINGLETTFEKMGIEVIAVTDAQFSAEKQVSDLETVMARNPDIIVSIPTDPVSTASAFKRAAEQGTKLVFMDNVPSNLTHDEHYVSVVSADNYGNGIAAAEVLAEELGGEGKIGVVYHDADFFVTKQRTEAFEATIQEKYPNIEIVARGGISGPDDGLQVASAMLTTNPDLDGIFGVWDVPTEGIVAAARAAGRDDLVITTIDLGANVALNIARGGSIKGLGAQLPYDQGVAEAILAGYALLDKETPSYVAVPALTVTQDNILDAWEMVYSTSAPKEVQDAIQNN from the coding sequence ATGAAAAAGTTTAAAAAATTTGCGGTCGCGTCGCTTGCGGCAGGAATGTTGGTCTTAGCTGGTTGCAATACAGAAAGCACATCAAGCAGTGAGGAGGAGCTTTCATCATCTAACAGCTCAGAAACGAAGACTGAAGAAACTGCCCTTGAGCCAATCACGATTAATGCAAATATTGATGCCGATGCGATCATTCAAAGTGAAGGGCCATATGGAGAGTCGGCGGTATCTGCTACGACTCTTGAGCTTACCGTAGAAGATATTGAAAAAATTAAAGAAGGAAATTATACAGCAGCTCTCGTTATGCACTATGCAGGAAATGATTGGTCAAATGCGCAAATAAATGGGTTGGAGACGACATTTGAAAAAATGGGAATTGAAGTCATTGCCGTAACGGATGCGCAATTTAGTGCAGAGAAGCAAGTATCTGATCTTGAAACAGTAATGGCAAGAAACCCAGATATTATCGTAAGTATTCCAACAGATCCTGTTTCGACTGCTTCTGCGTTTAAAAGAGCTGCTGAACAAGGTACTAAATTAGTCTTTATGGACAATGTACCAAGCAATTTAACCCATGATGAACATTATGTAAGCGTTGTTTCTGCTGATAACTATGGAAATGGAATTGCAGCTGCTGAAGTATTGGCAGAAGAACTTGGAGGAGAAGGGAAAATTGGTGTCGTCTACCATGATGCAGACTTCTTTGTCACTAAACAAAGAACGGAAGCATTTGAAGCAACAATTCAAGAAAAGTACCCAAACATTGAAATTGTAGCGCGTGGCGGCATTAGTGGTCCGGATGATGGACTACAGGTAGCTTCAGCCATGTTGACAACAAACCCTGATCTAGACGGCATCTTTGGTGTGTGGGATGTACCAACTGAAGGAATAGTAGCAGCTGCTAGAGCAGCGGGTAGAGATGATTTAGTCATTACAACCATTGATTTAGGTGCAAATGTAGCTTTGAACATTGCAAGAGGTGGTTCGATTAAAGGACTAGGAGCCCAACTTCCTTATGACCAAGGAGTCGCAGAAGCCATTTTAGCTGGTTACGCACTGTTAGATAAGGAAACGCCATCTTACGTGGCTGTACCTGCTTTAACAGTAACACAGGATAATATTCTCGACGCATGGGAAATGGTTTACTCGACATCAGCTCCAAAAGAAGTTCAAGATGCAATTCAAAATAACTAA
- a CDS encoding LacI family DNA-binding transcriptional regulator yields the protein MVRIIDVAKRANVSTATVSRVLSSPHTVREETMGRVLEAIKDLDYHPNILARQLRTLESKTVIVVVPDISNPFFSKVLRGIEYVAAANGYQVLLKDTTNDLELESGYVDLLRQKKADGMIFLTVMNSELVNIVENQYPVVLACEYIEGSSIPTVSIDNISAARKATEYLIQLGHRQIASISGPTTSVLGQDRLKGFYQALAQYDVTVDPVLIQEGDFTYESGFNVMNKLLALNQLPTGVFAANDEMALGAIKAIKSKHLRVPDDISVIGFDNIKFSTICEPELTTIAQPAFEIGNKAMDLLFKLMKNKKIIRSQYILEDKLIIRNSCVKKV from the coding sequence ATGGTTAGAATCATTGATGTAGCTAAAAGGGCTAATGTTTCTACTGCTACCGTTTCAAGGGTGTTAAGCAGTCCCCATACTGTTAGGGAAGAAACAATGGGAAGGGTCTTGGAAGCGATAAAAGATTTAGATTACCATCCCAATATATTAGCACGCCAGTTACGAACGCTAGAATCAAAAACAGTAATTGTCGTTGTTCCAGATATTTCAAATCCTTTTTTCTCGAAGGTTCTTAGAGGGATCGAATATGTTGCAGCCGCAAATGGTTATCAAGTTTTATTAAAAGATACAACCAATGACTTAGAGTTAGAGAGTGGTTATGTAGATCTTCTTAGACAGAAGAAAGCAGACGGCATGATTTTTTTAACAGTAATGAATTCAGAACTTGTAAATATAGTAGAAAATCAATATCCCGTCGTTCTAGCTTGTGAATATATAGAAGGTTCAAGTATTCCAACAGTATCAATTGATAATATCAGTGCTGCAAGAAAAGCGACTGAATATCTGATTCAATTGGGACATAGACAAATAGCCTCTATATCAGGACCGACTACGAGCGTTCTCGGACAGGATCGGCTAAAGGGATTTTATCAAGCGTTGGCCCAATATGATGTAACCGTCGATCCGGTACTTATTCAAGAAGGGGATTTCACTTATGAAAGTGGCTTTAATGTAATGAATAAGCTGTTGGCTCTAAATCAGCTTCCCACTGGAGTGTTTGCCGCTAATGATGAAATGGCACTTGGGGCCATTAAGGCAATCAAGTCTAAACATTTACGAGTTCCTGATGATATCTCAGTTATAGGATTTGATAATATCAAGTTTTCAACGATTTGTGAACCTGAGCTTACGACGATTGCGCAGCCGGCTTTTGAAATTGGGAACAAAGCGATGGATCTGCTGTTCAAGCTGATGAAAAATAAAAAGATTATTAGAAGTCAATATATCTTAGAGGACAAGCTTATTATCAGAAATTCTTGCGTAAAAAAGGTCTGA
- a CDS encoding Gfo/Idh/MocA family protein, translated as MKTYNVGLIGAGFMAKAHSLAYAGMPMYFWPAPGLTHRKMVADVTEELAKDAAARLGYDEYTANWMDIINNPDIDIVDIVTPNDSHAEIAIAAAKAGKHIISEKPLARNAAEAKTMLDAVKEAGVKHMVAFNYRRTPAVALAKKYIEEGAIGKVLNFRGTYLQDWSVDPNSPLSWRFKKDIAGSGALGDIGTHVVDFARYLVGEISDVMAHTQTWVKERPIQTGGVDKLGTVKSAEDVPKGQVDVDDELMTLLKFENGAVGSIEATRNAHGRNNFLTFEIHGEKGSLIFNYERRDELQVFFADDPADRKGFRTVYTGPAHPYGEGLWPIPALGIGYGDTKIIEVYDFVKAIAEDTDVYPNFDDGYQICVISDAILQSAEKGEWVKVNKLAVTTP; from the coding sequence ATGAAAACATATAACGTAGGATTAATCGGTGCAGGATTTATGGCAAAAGCACATTCACTAGCATACGCGGGGATGCCAATGTATTTCTGGCCAGCTCCAGGACTGACACATCGCAAAATGGTGGCCGATGTAACAGAAGAGTTAGCAAAAGACGCTGCAGCTAGACTTGGATATGACGAATATACAGCAAATTGGATGGATATTATCAACAACCCTGATATTGACATCGTTGATATCGTAACTCCGAATGATTCTCATGCAGAGATTGCGATTGCAGCAGCAAAAGCAGGAAAGCATATTATTTCAGAAAAGCCATTAGCTCGTAACGCAGCTGAGGCGAAAACGATGTTAGATGCGGTCAAAGAAGCAGGAGTAAAACATATGGTTGCTTTTAACTACCGTAGAACACCTGCTGTAGCCCTTGCGAAGAAATATATTGAAGAAGGAGCGATCGGCAAAGTATTAAACTTCCGTGGGACGTATTTGCAAGATTGGTCTGTAGACCCGAATTCTCCACTTTCTTGGAGATTTAAAAAAGACATTGCTGGTTCGGGGGCGTTAGGAGATATCGGGACGCATGTCGTTGACTTTGCTAGATATTTAGTCGGAGAAATTTCTGATGTAATGGCACATACACAAACATGGGTGAAAGAAAGACCGATCCAAACGGGCGGTGTTGATAAATTAGGAACTGTAAAGTCAGCGGAAGATGTACCAAAAGGACAAGTTGATGTTGATGATGAGTTAATGACACTTTTAAAATTTGAAAATGGAGCCGTTGGAAGTATTGAAGCAACTCGTAACGCTCACGGCAGAAATAACTTCCTTACATTTGAAATTCATGGGGAGAAAGGTTCACTTATTTTTAACTATGAGCGTCGTGATGAATTACAAGTTTTCTTTGCCGATGACCCAGCCGATCGTAAAGGCTTTAGAACAGTATATACAGGTCCTGCACACCCATACGGAGAAGGACTATGGCCAATTCCTGCATTAGGAATCGGGTATGGAGATACGAAAATTATTGAAGTCTATGATTTTGTAAAAGCCATTGCAGAGGACACGGACGTATACCCTAACTTTGATGATGGATACCAAATTTGTGTTATTAGTGATGCAATCTTACAATCTGCTGAAAAAGGCGAGTGGGTAAAAGTCAACAAATTAGCAGTTACAACTCCTTAA